In a genomic window of Diorhabda carinulata isolate Delta chromosome 8, icDioCari1.1, whole genome shotgun sequence:
- the LOC130896926 gene encoding sorbitol dehydrogenase-like yields the protein MSLSNFFRYTKFNVYKWFNRIARRYESKNCKHKNDKRKGGNLSAVLTKVKEIKMEDRPIPIPNSNEVLLQMEVVGICGSDVHYWQHGKIGPFELKKPMVLGHEGSGSVVKFGSNVSNLQQGDKVAIEPGIPCRTCEYCKTGRYNICPDMRFCATPPYDGNLCRYYCTDADFCYKLPCGVSLEEGALCEPLAVGVHANKLAKTRIGSICFVQGAGPVGLCTAAVAKAFGASKVLVSDVFDYRLAKAQKLGVADFILNTSDMEELDVSYKVLELLQEEPHSTFECAGTVSCARMGLHVTRAGGIVVLLGMGADEISLPFIASLVKEITIIGSFRYVNDYPDAIELLKSKRVDIKDMVTHHYSLEQAIKAFEAQRDHIGEPVKILIHCNPNWKPCT from the exons ATGTCATTGTCAAATTTCTTTCGATACACAAAATTCAATGTATATAAATGGTTTAATAGAATTGCCAGACGGTATGaatctaaaaattgtaaacacAAAAATGATAAACGCAAAGGGGGTAATTTATCAGCCGTGCTTACTAAGGTCAAAGAGATTAAAATGGAAGACAGGCCGATACCGATACCGAACAGTAATGAGGTTCTTCTGCAAATGGAAGTCGTAG GTATTTGTGGTTCCGATGTACATTATTGGCAGCATGGAAAGATTGGTCCGTTCGAACTTAAAAAACCGATGGTGCTTGGTCACGAAGGTTCTGGTTCGGTGGTGAAGTTTGGATCTAACGTTTCGAATTTGCAACAAGGTGATAAGGTAGCTATCGAACCAGGTATCCCATGTCGCACATGTGAATATTGTAAAACTGGCAG atataataTTTGTCCGGATATGCGATTTTGTGCAACTCCCCCTTACGATGGAAACTTATGTAGATACTACTGTACAGATGCTGATTTCTGCTACAAACTACCTTGTGGTGTCAGTCTAGAAGAAGGAGCGTTATGTGAACCGTTAGCTGTAGGTGTTCACGCTAACAAATTAGCCAAAACTAGGATAGGTTCTATTTGTTTTGTACAAG GAGCTGGTCCAGTAGGTTTATGTACAGCGGCCGTGGCAAAAGCATTTGGTGCTAGTAAGGTGCTAGTAAGTGACGTCTTTGATTATAGATTAGCCAAAGCGCAAAAACTGGGTGTTGCTGATTTTATACTCAACACTAGCGACATGGAAGAGCTCGATGTGTCTTATAAAGTATTAGAATTGTTGCAGGAAGAGCCCCATTCAACTTTTGAGTGTGCAGGAACAGTATCGTGCGCTCGAATGGGTTTACACGTGACTAGAGCAGGAGGAATTGTAGTTTTGTTAG GAATGGGTGCAGACGAAATATCTTTACCATTTATAGCATCCTTAGTCAAGGAAATAACTATAATAGGATCGTTTAGATACGTCAATGATTATCCTGATGCAATCGAATTACTCAAATCAAAAAGGGTTGACATCAAAGATATGGTGACGCATCACTATTCTCTCGAACAAGCGATTAAAGCTTTCGAGGCTCAAAGAGACCATATTGGAGAACCAgtcaaaatattgattcattGTAACCCCAATTGGAAGCCGTGTACATAG